In a genomic window of Deltaproteobacteria bacterium:
- a CDS encoding thiamine pyrophosphate-binding protein has protein sequence MQTTRYITQALRTEGLDHVFLVPGGLIDPFLAALSETDGLTPMVAAHEAGAAFMADGYARASGRFGACFGIGGPGVTNMITAMAAARTDSSPILLVTGQVPTDWEGRGGFQDSSPAALNDVAMLEPVCVRSMAVESVHLVHHHLRACLTRMLAPLQGPVHMSVPLDIQKGEVHIPWTPLPECLRRPRFLDLHGLDLLRGILSPDQGPPPVNIVILAGAGVDKSGAHADLIRLAEAYAIPVATTLRAKGVFPEDHPLSLGVFGYAGHRPAIEAILSGEVDVLLVLGSGLGQRDTMYWSRRMLPKIALAHVDSDPTAIGRTWPTEAPVIGDCGEALRALLAEPDRLRALTQTAPKRKAWTEAVLAVGPRTYGPENIDSRAVPIHPARVVAELRRAMPRDGALVVDSGAHRAFCGHYWESYGPGTYFSATNVGPMGWAVPAAVGVKAARPDRPVAVVTGDGCMLMHGMEIQTAARYGLAVVFVVINNSALGNVWFRAREQGPGPAGLTEIPNHDWVRLARALGLEARRVDRPEQLAPTFEAALASGRPFLVDCLCDKAFETPVTPFAQAKMEWVDED, from the coding sequence ATGCAGACCACCCGCTACATCACCCAGGCCCTGCGGACCGAAGGTCTGGACCACGTCTTTCTCGTTCCCGGCGGCCTCATCGACCCCTTTCTGGCCGCCCTGTCCGAAACCGATGGCCTGACCCCGATGGTCGCCGCCCACGAGGCCGGGGCGGCCTTCATGGCCGACGGATACGCCCGGGCCTCGGGCCGGTTCGGAGCCTGCTTCGGCATCGGCGGGCCCGGAGTGACCAACATGATCACGGCCATGGCTGCGGCCCGGACCGACTCCTCGCCAATCCTTCTGGTCACCGGGCAGGTCCCCACCGACTGGGAGGGCCGGGGCGGATTCCAGGACTCGTCTCCGGCGGCCCTGAACGACGTGGCCATGCTCGAACCGGTCTGCGTCCGGTCCATGGCCGTGGAATCCGTCCACCTCGTCCACCACCATCTCCGGGCCTGCCTGACCCGCATGCTGGCCCCGCTCCAGGGCCCGGTCCACATGTCCGTGCCCCTGGACATCCAAAAGGGCGAGGTCCACATCCCGTGGACACCCCTGCCCGAGTGCCTCCGCCGGCCCCGGTTTCTGGACCTCCACGGCCTTGATCTCCTGCGGGGCATCCTCTCCCCTGACCAGGGGCCACCACCGGTCAACATCGTCATCCTGGCCGGGGCCGGAGTGGATAAATCCGGGGCCCACGCCGACCTGATCCGCCTGGCCGAGGCCTACGCCATCCCCGTGGCCACCACCCTGCGGGCCAAGGGCGTCTTTCCCGAGGACCACCCCCTGTCCCTGGGCGTGTTCGGCTATGCCGGCCACCGCCCGGCCATCGAGGCCATCCTGTCCGGGGAGGTGGACGTCCTTCTCGTCCTGGGATCAGGCCTCGGCCAGCGGGACACCATGTACTGGTCCCGCCGCATGCTGCCGAAAATCGCCCTGGCCCACGTGGACAGCGACCCCACGGCCATCGGCCGGACTTGGCCCACCGAGGCCCCGGTCATCGGCGATTGCGGCGAGGCCCTCCGGGCCCTCCTGGCCGAACCCGACCGCCTCCGGGCCCTGACCCAAACCGCCCCGAAGCGGAAGGCATGGACAGAGGCCGTCCTGGCCGTCGGCCCCCGGACATACGGTCCAGAAAACATCGACAGCCGGGCCGTGCCCATTCATCCGGCCCGGGTCGTGGCCGAACTGCGCCGGGCCATGCCCCGCGACGGGGCCCTGGTCGTGGATTCCGGGGCCCACCGGGCCTTCTGCGGCCACTATTGGGAGTCCTACGGACCGGGGACCTATTTCTCGGCCACCAATGTCGGCCCCATGGGCTGGGCCGTGCCCGCCGCCGTGGGCGTCAAGGCCGCCCGACCGGACCGGCCCGTGGCCGTGGTCACCGGGGACGGGTGCATGCTCATGCACGGCATGGAGATCCAGACCGCGGCCCGCTACGGTCTGGCAGTGGTCTTTGTGGTCATCAACAACTCGGCCCTGGGCAACGTCTGGTTCCGGGCCCGGGAACAGGGGCCCGGCCCCGCCGGCCTGACCGAGATTCCCAACCACGACTGGGTTCGACTGGCCCGGGCCCTGGGTCTGGAGGCCAGAAGGGTGGATCGGCCCGAGCAGCTGGCCCCGACCTTCGAGGCCGCCCTGGCCTCGGGCCGGCCCTTCCTGGTCGACTGCCTCTGCGACAAGGCCTTCGAGACCCCGGTCACTCCGTTCGCCCAGGCCAAAATGGAATGGGTGGACGAGGATTGA